The following proteins are encoded in a genomic region of Micrococcaceae bacterium Sec5.8:
- a CDS encoding dihydroorotase — translation MAPQHQDATAGAYLIRGAAILGGAPEDLLIRDGIITERGRNLDAGNATVLEAAGLVALPGMVDIHTHLREPGREDAETVETGTRAAALGGYTAVHAMANSTPVADTAGVVEQVLTLGRAAGWVDVRPVGAVTVGLAGEQLAELGAMADSRARVRVFSDDGVCVSDPVLMRRALEYVKAFDGVVAQHAQEPRLTAGAQMNEGVVSAVLGLTGWPAVAEESIIARDVLLAQHVDSRLHVCHVSTAGSVEIIRWAKSRGVNVTAEVTPHHLWLTDELARSYDPVYKVNPPLRTEADVQALRAALADGTIDVVGTDHAPHPSEHKECEWAQAAMGMTGLETALSVVQHTMIETGLMGWADFARVTSAAPAAIGRLTDQGRPLTPGEPANVILVDPAARWTVDPSKMATMGRNSPFAGRELPGKVVATFFRGHPTVLNGALNTPYRWLPEATDLPGAATAGSH, via the coding sequence ATGGCACCACAGCACCAGGACGCAACCGCCGGCGCCTATCTGATCCGCGGCGCCGCCATCCTCGGCGGAGCCCCCGAAGATCTCCTGATCCGCGACGGGATCATCACCGAACGGGGCCGGAACCTCGACGCCGGCAATGCCACAGTCCTTGAGGCGGCCGGACTGGTGGCCCTGCCCGGCATGGTGGACATCCACACCCACCTGCGCGAACCCGGCCGCGAGGACGCCGAAACGGTGGAGACCGGCACCCGTGCCGCGGCCCTGGGCGGCTACACAGCAGTGCACGCGATGGCCAACAGCACCCCGGTCGCGGACACCGCCGGCGTCGTCGAGCAGGTCCTCACGCTGGGCCGCGCCGCCGGCTGGGTGGACGTCCGCCCGGTGGGTGCCGTCACTGTGGGCCTCGCGGGGGAGCAGCTCGCCGAACTCGGCGCGATGGCGGACTCCCGCGCCCGGGTCCGGGTCTTCTCCGACGACGGCGTCTGCGTCAGCGACCCCGTCCTGATGCGCCGCGCCCTCGAATACGTCAAGGCGTTCGACGGCGTCGTTGCCCAGCACGCGCAGGAACCGCGGCTGACCGCCGGCGCGCAGATGAACGAAGGCGTGGTCTCCGCCGTCCTCGGCCTCACCGGCTGGCCCGCCGTCGCCGAGGAAAGCATCATTGCCCGGGACGTGCTGCTCGCCCAGCACGTCGACTCCCGCCTCCACGTCTGCCACGTCTCCACCGCCGGGTCCGTGGAGATCATCCGCTGGGCGAAATCCCGGGGTGTCAACGTCACCGCCGAGGTCACGCCGCACCACCTCTGGCTCACGGACGAGCTCGCCCGCAGCTACGACCCGGTCTACAAGGTCAACCCGCCGCTGCGCACCGAGGCCGATGTCCAGGCCCTGCGGGCAGCGCTGGCGGACGGCACCATCGACGTCGTCGGCACCGACCACGCCCCGCACCCCAGCGAGCACAAGGAATGCGAATGGGCGCAGGCCGCGATGGGCATGACCGGACTCGAAACCGCGCTGTCCGTGGTGCAGCACACCATGATTGAAACCGGTCTGATGGGCTGGGCCGACTTCGCCCGGGTAACCTCCGCCGCGCCGGCCGCGATTGGCAGGCTCACCGACCAAGGCCGCCCGCTGACTCCCGGCGAACCCGCCAACGTCATACTCGTGGACCCGGCTGCGCGCTGGACCGTGGACCCTTCTAAGATGGCAACCATGGGCCGTAACTCACCGTTTGCCGGCCGGGAACTTCCCGGCAAGGTGGTGGCGACGTTCTTCAGGGGCCACCCGACCGTTCTCAACGGTGCACTTAACACCCCCTACCGGTGGCTCCCGGAGGCCACAGACCTGCCCGGCGCCGCAACGGCGGGGTCCCACTGA
- the carA gene encoding glutamine-hydrolyzing carbamoyl-phosphate synthase small subunit: MTSEAAASTPAALVLEDGRIFRGSSYGATGTALGEAVFATGMTGYQETITDPSYARQLVVQTAPHIGNTGVNDDDAESRRIWVAGYIVREAARRPSNWRSEGSLDDELAGQGVVGIQGVDTRAITRHLREHKTMRAGIFSGDAVRATDKELVDAVLASAPMEGARLAEEVSVDAAYTVEPKDWGWDGEPRFTIAAIDLGIKRMTPIRFAERGVRVHVLPATATLADVQAVHPDGFFMSNGPGDPATADNQVNLLRSVLDEKIPYFGICFGNQILGRALGFGTYKLRYGHRGINQPVMDRRTGKVEITSQNHGFAVDAPLDGATQAPEERFGRVEVSHVSLNDDVVEGLSCLDIPAFSVQYHPEAASGPHDAAYLFDRFIQLMADTSSKPETGAKTATESKTEDTK; this comes from the coding sequence ATGACATCAGAGGCAGCAGCCTCCACCCCGGCGGCCCTTGTGCTCGAGGACGGCCGGATCTTCCGGGGCAGCAGCTACGGCGCCACCGGAACCGCCCTTGGCGAGGCGGTTTTCGCGACCGGCATGACCGGTTACCAGGAAACCATTACGGACCCCTCCTACGCCCGCCAGCTGGTGGTCCAGACTGCCCCGCACATCGGCAACACCGGTGTCAATGACGACGACGCCGAGTCCCGCCGCATCTGGGTGGCCGGGTACATCGTCCGCGAAGCAGCCCGGCGCCCGTCCAACTGGCGCTCCGAAGGCAGCCTCGACGACGAACTGGCCGGGCAGGGGGTTGTCGGGATCCAGGGGGTGGACACCCGCGCCATCACCCGGCACCTGCGCGAGCACAAGACCATGCGCGCCGGGATCTTTTCCGGCGACGCCGTCCGCGCCACCGACAAGGAACTCGTGGACGCTGTCCTGGCGAGTGCCCCGATGGAAGGCGCGCGCCTGGCTGAGGAAGTCAGCGTCGATGCGGCGTACACCGTGGAGCCCAAGGACTGGGGCTGGGACGGCGAACCGCGCTTCACCATCGCCGCGATTGATCTTGGGATCAAGCGCATGACGCCGATCCGCTTCGCCGAACGCGGCGTCCGGGTGCACGTGCTGCCGGCCACCGCCACGCTGGCCGACGTCCAGGCGGTCCACCCCGACGGCTTCTTCATGTCCAACGGCCCCGGCGACCCCGCCACCGCGGACAACCAGGTCAACTTGCTCCGGTCAGTGCTGGACGAAAAAATTCCGTACTTCGGCATCTGCTTCGGCAACCAGATCCTGGGCCGGGCCCTCGGTTTTGGCACCTACAAGCTGCGCTACGGCCACCGCGGCATCAACCAGCCCGTGATGGACCGCCGCACCGGCAAGGTCGAAATCACCTCCCAGAACCACGGCTTCGCCGTCGACGCCCCGCTGGACGGCGCCACCCAGGCCCCGGAGGAACGCTTCGGCCGTGTCGAGGTCAGCCACGTGAGCCTCAACGACGACGTCGTCGAGGGCCTGTCGTGCCTGGATATCCCCGCCTTCTCGGTGCAATACCACCCCGAAGCGGCCTCCGGCCCGCATGACGCCGCCTACCTTTTTGACCGCTTCATCCAGCTGATGGCTGACACGTCTTCCAAGCCCGAAACCGGCGCCAAGACTGCCACCGAATCCAAGACTGAGGACACCAAGTAA
- a CDS encoding aspartate carbamoyltransferase catalytic subunit: MRHLLSTEDLSRSNAIRILDTAEEMAAVGEREVKKLPTLRGRTVVNLFFEDSTRTRISFEAAAKRLSADVINFAAKGSSVSKGESLKDTAQTLSAMGADAVVIRHWASGAPHRLAATDWIDAAVINAGDGTHEHPTQALLDAFTMRRHWSRLSGIPSAGADLTGMRVAIAGDVLHSRVARSNVWLLRTLGAEVTLVAPPTLLPIGVEQWPCTVSYDLDLTLARGVDAMMMLRVQGERMNASYFPTTREYSRRWGFDDNRLRALDSLGLKDTIILHPGPMNRGLEISSNAADSPRSTVLAQVRNGVSIRMAALYLLLSGDTREAASTSHAPSAEHTSAHATKESH; encoded by the coding sequence GTGAGGCACCTGCTCTCCACCGAAGACCTGAGCCGGTCCAACGCCATCCGCATCCTCGACACCGCCGAGGAAATGGCGGCCGTGGGCGAGCGTGAGGTTAAGAAACTTCCCACCCTGCGCGGCCGGACCGTCGTCAACCTCTTTTTCGAGGACTCCACGCGCACCCGCATTTCCTTTGAAGCCGCCGCGAAGCGGCTGTCCGCCGACGTCATCAACTTCGCTGCGAAGGGATCCTCCGTCTCCAAGGGCGAGTCCCTCAAGGACACCGCCCAGACGCTGTCCGCGATGGGGGCGGACGCCGTCGTCATCCGGCACTGGGCCTCCGGCGCCCCGCACCGGCTCGCGGCGACGGACTGGATCGACGCCGCCGTCATCAACGCCGGCGACGGCACCCACGAACACCCCACCCAGGCACTGCTGGACGCCTTCACCATGCGCCGGCACTGGTCCAGGCTGTCAGGCATCCCCTCGGCCGGGGCAGACCTTACAGGCATGCGGGTCGCGATCGCCGGTGATGTGCTGCACTCCCGGGTGGCGCGCTCCAACGTGTGGCTGCTGCGCACCCTCGGCGCCGAGGTCACCCTGGTCGCCCCGCCGACGCTGCTGCCGATCGGCGTTGAACAGTGGCCGTGCACCGTCAGCTACGACCTCGACCTGACCCTCGCCCGCGGCGTCGATGCGATGATGATGCTCCGCGTCCAGGGCGAACGGATGAACGCCTCGTACTTCCCCACCACCCGCGAGTACTCCCGCCGCTGGGGCTTCGATGACAACCGGCTCCGCGCGCTGGACAGCCTGGGCCTGAAGGACACCATTATCCTGCACCCCGGGCCGATGAACCGCGGCCTGGAAATTTCCTCCAACGCGGCCGACTCGCCCCGCTCCACGGTCCTCGCGCAGGTCCGCAACGGTGTGTCCATCCGGATGGCGGCCCTGTACCTGCTGCTCTCCGGCGACACCCGCGAAGCGGCTTCGACCTCCCATGCCCCCTCCGCAGAGCACACCTCCGCCCACGCCACCAAGGAGAGCCACTAA
- the pyrR gene encoding bifunctional pyr operon transcriptional regulator/uracil phosphoribosyltransferase PyrR, with the protein MTSAPEAPVPAKVVLTRVVLNQADIDRALTRIAHEILESNKGSRDLVLLGIPRRGYPLAVRLAAKIAAADPAVDPAAIVGQLDVTMFRDDLSHQATRPPYPTLLPRTGIDNKVVVLIDDVLYSGRTIRAALDAIIDLGRPRIVRLAVLIDRGHRELPIRADHVGKNLPTSSAEKVRVRLAETDVIDGAPVNEVVIEATA; encoded by the coding sequence TTGACTTCTGCTCCAGAAGCACCGGTTCCGGCCAAGGTTGTACTCACCCGTGTAGTACTGAACCAGGCGGACATCGACCGTGCACTCACTCGTATCGCCCATGAAATTCTCGAGTCCAACAAGGGCTCCCGGGACCTGGTCCTGCTGGGTATTCCGCGGCGCGGGTACCCCCTCGCCGTCCGGCTCGCAGCCAAGATTGCCGCCGCCGACCCCGCCGTGGATCCCGCCGCGATCGTCGGTCAGCTGGATGTGACCATGTTCCGCGACGACCTTTCCCACCAGGCGACGCGGCCGCCGTACCCCACCCTTCTGCCCCGCACGGGCATCGATAACAAGGTGGTGGTGCTGATCGACGACGTCCTGTATTCCGGCCGCACCATCCGGGCCGCCCTCGATGCCATCATCGACCTCGGCCGTCCGCGGATCGTCCGGCTGGCAGTGCTGATCGACCGCGGCCACCGCGAACTGCCTATCCGCGCCGACCACGTCGGAAAGAACCTCCCCACCTCCTCCGCCGAGAAAGTCCGGGTCCGGCTGGCCGAGACCGACGTGATCGACGGCGCCCCCGTCAACGAAGTGGTCATCGAGGCCACCGCGTGA